Proteins encoded by one window of Mesorhizobium sp. INR15:
- a CDS encoding ABC transporter permease: MTAAAEGSPPLRMTRARRNALLQSEPVQGLALISPTFIYALILLVLPILVVIAHSFWTQHYLTIDRTFTLENYRIALTEPIYRDLLWRSLYISLTVSLLTVLLAYPIAYFISFHGGRHKSLWLFLITIPFWTSYLLRVMSWKVILGYNGVLNSGLMGLGIIDEPSTALLYNSSAVIITLTHAWAAFAILPIFVSLEKVDRTLVEAATDLGDSPLRSFLRVTLPLSAPGVISAALIVMIPTVGDYVTPKLVGGKDGVMIANAIQAQFGKASNWPLGAALSVTTMLVVSLMAGATVVIIRAAQRLAR, encoded by the coding sequence ATGACTGCGGCCGCGGAAGGGTCGCCCCCGTTGCGCATGACGCGGGCCAGACGAAATGCCCTTCTGCAGTCCGAACCTGTTCAGGGCCTTGCCCTGATCAGCCCGACCTTCATCTACGCCCTCATCCTGCTCGTGCTGCCCATCCTGGTGGTCATCGCCCATTCGTTCTGGACGCAGCACTACCTGACCATCGACCGCACCTTCACCCTGGAAAACTATCGCATCGCGCTGACCGAGCCGATCTATCGTGACCTGCTCTGGCGCTCGCTCTACATCTCGCTGACGGTCAGCCTGCTCACCGTCCTCCTGGCCTATCCGATCGCCTATTTCATCTCGTTCCATGGCGGCCGCCACAAGAGCCTGTGGCTGTTCCTCATCACCATCCCGTTCTGGACCAGCTATCTGCTGCGCGTCATGTCGTGGAAGGTCATCCTGGGCTACAACGGCGTGTTGAATTCCGGCCTGATGGGCCTCGGCATCATCGACGAGCCGTCGACCGCGCTGCTCTACAATTCGAGCGCCGTCATCATCACGCTCACCCATGCCTGGGCGGCCTTTGCCATCCTGCCGATCTTCGTCTCGCTGGAAAAGGTCGACCGCACCCTGGTCGAGGCGGCCACCGATCTCGGCGACAGCCCATTGCGGTCCTTCCTGCGCGTGACCTTGCCGCTGTCGGCGCCTGGCGTCATCTCGGCGGCGCTTATCGTCATGATCCCGACCGTTGGCGACTATGTCACGCCCAAGCTGGTCGGCGGCAAGGATGGCGTCATGATCGCCAATGCCATCCAGGCGCAATTCGGCAAGGCTTCCAACTGGCCGCTGGGCGCGGCGCTTTCGGTCACCACGATGCTGGTCGTGTCCCTGATGGCGGGCGCCACAGTGGTGATCATCCGTGCCGCCCAGAGGCTGGCGCGATGA
- a CDS encoding ATP-binding protein, whose protein sequence is MTAETASNDLRGTRQGAAMAAVRVVRRLREAGDWQREMETILATLCTAMDCQRGILFRLRDVPGQGFAQSVEAYWIDPRFGGELASPTVIMQSIINSDRLLERVSEDERQGKIFAGHTRNLEGFLRTDFEKQNIKSFLSVSVFAHGHLWGTLAVNDCVNEREWTDEEEATLHIIALAIGDAIERSPSEAHVSEVIRRTMLQASLDAIIVIDETGSIIEFNPAAEKMFGFLRGDILGKDLLDTVVPEYYRKGYVSGAEYMSGRGAPMVGHRLETVTQNAAGDVFPIELTATEMRVADRRLIFGSIRDLRDKLRAEEEINRQREKLHQNEKMAAMGSLLAGVSHELNNPLAVVVAQSTLLHEFASDPQTKVRAEKVRAAAERCGRIVKSFLSMVRLHPAAQAETDLNQVIRAALEVTAYGARSTGIIIDTDFAAGPLLAMADADHVTQVAANFLINSQHALAGAAGERLIKVRTFRGDRGNPGFSVEDNGPGVPEAIRGRIFESYFTTKPVGVGTGIGLSISKSIIERHNGNVWFEEVAPQGARFVVQLPAISAGAAIAGESQTRSSGLRHALIIDDEPDVAASLSDILELMGIKSRIVPAWASTAITLTGHMAPDIVFSDLRMPGISGIAIYRELLAESHELARRFVLVTGDLIGAKAEIEALPAHQRPQMLEKPFSTLDVRSVLSAIAEQAALST, encoded by the coding sequence ATGACGGCTGAAACCGCAAGCAATGATCTGCGAGGCACCAGACAGGGCGCGGCGATGGCCGCTGTTCGTGTTGTTCGCCGGCTGCGAGAGGCCGGCGACTGGCAGCGCGAGATGGAAACAATCCTTGCAACGCTTTGCACGGCGATGGACTGCCAGCGCGGCATTCTGTTTCGCCTGCGCGATGTGCCCGGTCAGGGATTTGCCCAGTCTGTCGAAGCCTACTGGATCGACCCGCGCTTTGGTGGCGAACTGGCCTCGCCGACAGTTATCATGCAGTCGATCATCAATTCGGATCGGCTGCTGGAGCGCGTGTCCGAGGACGAGCGCCAAGGCAAGATCTTCGCAGGACACACACGCAATCTCGAAGGGTTCCTGAGAACCGACTTCGAAAAGCAGAACATCAAGTCCTTCCTCTCGGTGTCGGTGTTCGCGCATGGCCATCTCTGGGGCACTTTGGCGGTCAACGATTGCGTCAACGAGCGCGAATGGACCGACGAGGAAGAGGCGACGCTGCACATCATCGCGCTCGCCATCGGCGATGCCATCGAACGATCGCCCTCGGAAGCTCATGTCAGCGAAGTCATCCGCCGCACCATGCTGCAGGCCTCGCTCGACGCCATCATCGTCATTGACGAGACCGGCTCGATCATCGAGTTCAATCCGGCGGCCGAAAAAATGTTCGGCTTCCTGCGCGGCGACATCCTCGGCAAGGACCTGCTCGACACCGTGGTGCCGGAATATTACCGCAAGGGCTATGTGTCAGGTGCCGAATACATGTCCGGCCGAGGCGCCCCCATGGTTGGCCACCGGCTGGAGACGGTGACCCAGAATGCCGCCGGCGACGTGTTTCCGATAGAGCTGACGGCGACCGAGATGCGGGTCGCCGACCGCCGTCTCATCTTCGGCTCGATCCGCGACCTGCGCGACAAGCTGCGCGCCGAGGAAGAGATCAACCGCCAGCGCGAGAAGCTGCACCAAAACGAGAAGATGGCCGCGATGGGCTCGTTGCTGGCCGGCGTCTCGCACGAGCTCAACAACCCGCTGGCCGTGGTGGTTGCGCAATCGACGCTGCTGCATGAATTCGCTTCCGATCCGCAGACAAAGGTTCGAGCCGAAAAGGTGCGTGCCGCCGCAGAACGTTGCGGCCGCATCGTCAAGAGCTTCCTGTCGATGGTCCGCCTGCACCCGGCCGCCCAGGCCGAGACCGACCTCAACCAGGTGATCCGCGCCGCCCTTGAGGTGACCGCCTATGGCGCTCGCTCAACGGGCATCATCATCGACACGGATTTTGCCGCCGGCCCGTTGCTGGCCATGGCCGATGCCGACCACGTCACGCAGGTCGCGGCCAATTTCCTGATCAACAGCCAGCATGCGCTGGCCGGCGCCGCCGGCGAAAGGCTGATCAAGGTGCGGACATTCCGCGGCGACCGGGGCAATCCGGGTTTCTCGGTCGAGGACAACGGGCCTGGCGTGCCGGAAGCAATCCGCGGCCGGATTTTCGAATCCTATTTCACCACCAAGCCGGTCGGCGTCGGTACCGGCATCGGGCTGTCGATCTCGAAGTCGATCATTGAGCGGCACAATGGCAATGTCTGGTTCGAGGAGGTGGCGCCGCAGGGCGCGCGTTTCGTCGTCCAGCTGCCGGCGATTTCAGCCGGCGCCGCCATTGCCGGCGAAAGCCAGACACGATCGAGCGGCCTGCGTCATGCGCTGATCATCGACGATGAGCCCGATGTCGCGGCGTCGCTTTCCGATATTCTCGAACTGATGGGCATCAAGTCGCGGATCGTGCCGGCCTGGGCATCGACGGCCATCACGCTCACCGGCCATATGGCTCCCGATATTGTCTTTTCGGACCTGCGCATGCCCGGCATCAGCGGCATTGCCATCTATCGTGAATTGCTTGCCGAAAGCCATGAATTAGCGCGGCGTTTCGTGCTGGTCACCGGCGACCTGATCGGTGCGAAAGCCGAAATCGAAGCTTTGCCGGCACACCAGCGGCCGCAGATGCTGGAAAAGCCGTTCAGCACGCTCGATGTACGCAGTGTGCTTTCAGCCATCGCCGAACAGGCCGCGCTGAGCACGTGA
- a CDS encoding aromatic ring-hydroxylating dioxygenase subunit alpha, translated as MNPHLRDVAIPNDWDRRGLPGWSYHSNALLELEKEHVFRNHWQIVGHVSDIPNAGDYLTMDVVGERALIVRGKDGVVRGFNNMCRHRGSRVVADSQGNCKNALVCPFHGWVYNLDGTLRGAARPRSFPDLDKTEFGLMPLDLEVWMGFIFIRFRNGGPQPSVAELLKPIEPELAHYNAADMVPSWGIWTQKTPVNWKSVRDVDNEGYHVAMAHPALQDLYGATYFDEPFINGVSRSFATYNPHAGRRWSVKNYVKIAPEPDHLPDHLKKAWVYYGIFPNAVISVMPESVQFYQEFPLSTGETLLRGAIYRYRDESREQAAARYLSFRIDRDTMSEDVQLSVWSNESMLSEAFEGFYLSDLEYGVRTHHDHLRRMLPVLGLESAPDEKDMGNLNDALKSRS; from the coding sequence ATGAACCCGCACCTCCGTGACGTGGCGATCCCCAACGATTGGGACCGGCGGGGCCTGCCGGGCTGGAGTTATCACTCCAACGCCCTTCTCGAGCTCGAGAAAGAGCACGTCTTCCGCAACCACTGGCAGATCGTCGGCCACGTCTCCGACATCCCGAATGCCGGCGACTACCTGACCATGGACGTGGTTGGCGAGCGCGCGCTGATCGTGCGCGGCAAGGACGGTGTCGTACGCGGCTTCAACAACATGTGCCGCCATCGCGGCAGCCGTGTCGTCGCCGACAGCCAGGGCAATTGCAAGAACGCGCTGGTCTGCCCGTTCCATGGCTGGGTCTACAATCTCGATGGCACGCTGCGTGGCGCCGCCCGCCCACGCTCGTTCCCCGATCTCGACAAGACCGAGTTCGGCCTGATGCCGCTCGATCTCGAAGTCTGGATGGGCTTCATCTTCATCCGTTTCCGCAATGGCGGGCCGCAGCCATCGGTCGCCGAACTGCTGAAGCCGATCGAGCCAGAACTGGCGCACTACAACGCCGCCGACATGGTGCCGTCATGGGGCATCTGGACCCAGAAGACGCCGGTCAACTGGAAGTCGGTGCGCGATGTCGACAACGAAGGCTATCACGTCGCCATGGCGCATCCGGCCCTGCAGGATCTCTATGGCGCCACTTATTTCGACGAGCCCTTCATCAATGGCGTGTCGCGTTCCTTCGCCACCTACAATCCGCATGCCGGCCGGCGCTGGAGCGTCAAGAACTACGTCAAGATCGCGCCCGAGCCCGATCATCTGCCTGACCATCTGAAGAAGGCCTGGGTCTATTACGGCATCTTCCCGAATGCCGTCATTTCGGTGATGCCGGAATCGGTGCAGTTCTACCAGGAGTTCCCGCTCTCGACCGGTGAAACACTGCTGCGCGGCGCCATCTACCGCTATCGCGACGAGAGCCGCGAGCAAGCGGCTGCCCGTTATCTCTCCTTCCGTATCGACCGCGACACCATGTCGGAGGATGTCCAGCTTTCGGTATGGTCGAATGAGTCCATGCTGTCCGAGGCCTTCGAGGGCTTTTACCTGTCCGACCTGGAATACGGCGTGCGCACTCACCACGACCATCTGCGCAGGATGCTGCCGGTGCTCGGCCTGGAATCGGCACCCGATGAAAAGGACATGGGCAACCTCAACGACGCGCTCAAGTCGCGGTCGTAA
- a CDS encoding response regulator: MFIPNLLSADSGGESIVRARIIIVEDEPDLRDAVAEYLGAAGYDVVTAESAAAARGLLDTQSFHIAILDIAMPGEDGLSLGRWLRSKLPIGIIYATAAGTALDRIVGLELGADDYIVKPYELREVLARVRSVLRRVPQPQELQDKKATTDRRAVTFGPFQADLDGRMVTGANGAVIDMAKSEFDVLEVFLTRANRLLTRAAISEAIGFTEDPESSRAVDIRIMRLRKKIETDPANPKFLRTVRGEGYIFTLPTGDGN; the protein is encoded by the coding sequence TACCCAATCTACTTTCCGCTGATAGCGGGGGCGAGAGCATAGTGCGGGCAAGAATTATCATCGTCGAGGATGAGCCCGACCTGAGGGATGCGGTTGCCGAATATCTTGGCGCCGCCGGCTATGATGTTGTCACCGCCGAAAGCGCGGCCGCGGCGCGCGGCCTGCTCGACACGCAATCCTTCCATATCGCCATTCTCGACATCGCCATGCCCGGCGAGGACGGCCTGTCGCTCGGCCGCTGGCTGCGCTCGAAACTGCCGATCGGCATCATCTATGCGACAGCCGCCGGCACCGCGCTCGACCGCATTGTCGGGCTGGAGCTTGGCGCCGACGACTACATCGTCAAGCCCTATGAGCTGCGCGAAGTGCTGGCGCGGGTGCGCAGCGTGCTGCGCCGGGTTCCACAGCCGCAGGAACTGCAGGACAAGAAGGCCACGACAGACCGCCGCGCGGTGACATTCGGCCCCTTCCAGGCCGATCTGGACGGCAGGATGGTCACCGGCGCCAATGGCGCGGTCATCGACATGGCCAAGAGCGAATTCGACGTGCTGGAGGTTTTCCTGACCCGCGCCAACCGGCTCTTGACCCGCGCCGCCATCTCCGAGGCGATCGGCTTCACCGAGGATCCGGAATCATCGCGCGCGGTCGACATCCGGATCATGCGCCTGCGAAAGAAGATCGAGACCGACCCGGCCAACCCGAAATTCCTGCGCACGGTGCGCGGCGAAGGCTATATCTTCACGCTGCCGACCGGCGACGGCAACTGA
- a CDS encoding pentapeptide repeat-containing protein, translating into MRNGGDPSAAAVIARLRRARLRRARLRETVLRESVLRA; encoded by the coding sequence ATGCGCAACGGGGGCGACCCTTCCGCGGCCGCAGTCATTGCCAGACTCCGGAGGGCCAGACTCCGGAGGGCCAGACTCCGGGAGACAGTGCTCCGGGAGTCAGTGCTCCGGGCGTGA
- a CDS encoding aminotransferase, whose translation MAAARDMKAIEMAGTEAGDDAVELAKRHLVQPWPFAGSVGAEARALIGEGEGIYITDGTGKKLIDGPAGMWCVNVGHRREELAKVMYDQAMALSYNTPWYTMNAPSAELAMRIAGHAPGDLSHTFFTTGGSSAVETALRFMQFYNNVRGRPEKKLILSRGGAYHGSTYLSASLNGRPRDRDWMDGADDLVVKLSSPDPFRRPQGMSLAAFTDFLVDQFRDTVARVGADRIGAFVGEPVQASGGVVIPPDGYLKRIREICRDNDILYISDEVVTGFGRLGHVFASGDVFGIDPDMITFAKGVTSGYFPLGGVIISERLLEELRRSNHPDAMFGHGLTYTSHPVGCAVALKNLDLLEQGVLAHTQDVAPYFQAQLKTLEELPLVGEVRGLGLMGCVECVADRESKDPLQLDKDVGKRIDAHCHELGLLVRPLINMCVMSPPLVITREQIDDMVGILREGISRTMDDLRKEGVWRG comes from the coding sequence ATGGCTGCGGCAAGAGATATGAAGGCGATTGAAATGGCTGGCACCGAGGCTGGCGACGATGCGGTCGAACTCGCCAAGCGCCATCTCGTCCAGCCCTGGCCATTTGCCGGCTCGGTCGGTGCCGAAGCGCGCGCACTGATCGGCGAGGGCGAGGGCATCTACATCACCGACGGTACCGGAAAGAAGCTGATCGACGGCCCGGCCGGCATGTGGTGCGTCAATGTCGGCCACCGCCGCGAGGAACTGGCTAAGGTGATGTACGACCAGGCGATGGCGCTGTCCTACAACACGCCGTGGTACACGATGAACGCGCCGTCGGCGGAACTGGCTATGCGCATCGCCGGCCACGCGCCGGGCGACCTCAGCCATACGTTCTTCACCACGGGCGGCTCTTCCGCCGTGGAGACGGCGCTGCGCTTCATGCAGTTCTACAACAATGTGCGCGGACGGCCGGAGAAGAAGCTGATCCTGAGCCGGGGCGGCGCCTATCACGGCTCGACCTATCTTTCGGCTTCGCTCAATGGGCGCCCGCGCGACCGTGACTGGATGGACGGCGCCGACGATCTCGTGGTCAAGCTGTCCTCGCCCGATCCGTTCCGCCGCCCGCAAGGCATGAGCCTTGCCGCCTTCACGGATTTCCTGGTCGATCAGTTCCGCGACACGGTCGCGCGTGTCGGCGCCGACCGGATTGGCGCCTTCGTCGGCGAACCCGTCCAGGCATCGGGCGGCGTCGTCATTCCGCCGGACGGCTATCTCAAGCGCATCCGCGAGATCTGCCGCGACAACGACATTCTCTACATCTCCGACGAAGTGGTGACCGGCTTCGGCCGGCTCGGCCATGTCTTTGCCTCGGGCGATGTGTTCGGCATCGACCCGGACATGATCACCTTCGCCAAGGGCGTCACCTCAGGCTATTTCCCGCTTGGCGGCGTCATCATTTCCGAGCGGCTGCTGGAGGAGTTGCGCCGGTCGAACCATCCGGACGCGATGTTCGGCCATGGCCTGACTTACACCAGCCATCCCGTCGGCTGCGCCGTGGCATTGAAAAACCTCGACCTCCTGGAACAGGGCGTGCTCGCCCATACGCAGGACGTGGCGCCCTATTTCCAGGCGCAGCTGAAGACGCTGGAAGAACTGCCGCTGGTCGGCGAAGTGCGTGGCCTGGGGCTGATGGGCTGCGTCGAATGCGTCGCCGACCGCGAAAGCAAGGATCCGCTGCAGCTCGACAAGGATGTCGGCAAGCGCATCGACGCGCATTGCCATGAGCTCGGCCTGCTGGTGCGGCCGCTGATCAACATGTGTGTGATGTCGCCGCCGCTGGTCATCACCCGCGAGCAGATCGACGACATGGTCGGCATTTTGCGTGAGGGCATTTCACGGACGATGGACGACCTGCGCAAAGAGGGCGTCTGGCGGGGATGA
- a CDS encoding ABC transporter permease has product MTAVRRFLSGGWLPVYAFLYVVFLYLPVIFLPIFSVNTAATPKFPLSGFTLHWYEDLPRTPALLDAAWNSLVVGVSAAVLSTVLGILAARSITRYRYPGRRTINGLIMAPLVLPEVIVAISMLLVMLQLGLSLSLFTVVLGHVLVCIPYSMTVLTSGFEGFDRSLEEASADLGESAFGTFRRVTLPMVAPAIISSLLVCFTISLDEFIIAFFLTGTEATLPIYIWGQLRFAAKLPGVLALGTLLLVASFLLMTVAEILRRRAARRTQNEGGLYA; this is encoded by the coding sequence ATGACGGCGGTGCGGCGTTTCCTGTCCGGCGGCTGGCTGCCGGTCTACGCGTTCCTCTATGTCGTCTTTCTCTACCTGCCGGTGATCTTCCTGCCGATCTTCTCGGTCAACACGGCGGCGACACCGAAATTCCCTCTCTCCGGTTTCACCTTGCATTGGTATGAGGACCTGCCCCGCACCCCGGCGCTGCTCGACGCCGCCTGGAACAGCCTGGTCGTCGGCGTGTCAGCCGCCGTTCTCTCGACCGTGCTCGGCATCCTCGCGGCTCGTTCGATCACCCGCTACCGCTATCCCGGCCGCCGCACCATCAACGGCCTGATCATGGCACCGCTGGTGCTGCCCGAAGTCATCGTCGCCATCTCGATGCTGCTGGTGATGCTGCAGCTGGGCCTGAGCCTGTCGCTCTTCACCGTGGTGCTTGGCCATGTCCTGGTCTGCATCCCCTACTCGATGACAGTGCTGACCTCCGGCTTCGAAGGTTTCGACCGCAGCCTGGAAGAGGCTTCGGCCGATCTCGGCGAAAGCGCCTTCGGCACCTTCCGGCGCGTCACGCTGCCGATGGTGGCGCCGGCGATCATCTCCAGCCTGCTTGTCTGCTTCACCATTTCGCTCGACGAGTTCATCATCGCCTTCTTCCTCACGGGCACCGAGGCCACCCTGCCGATCTATATCTGGGGCCAGTTGCGCTTCGCCGCGAAACTGCCGGGCGTGCTGGCACTTGGCACCTTGCTGCTGGTTGCCTCGTTCCTGCTGATGACCGTTGCCGAAATCCTGCGTCGCCGCGCGGCCAGACGCACCCAGAACGAGGGAGGCCTCTATGCCTGA